Genomic window (Candidatus Aminicenantes bacterium):
GCTGACGGTATTGCAATAATCCCCGTTTTATATTATAGTCTTAAAATCCGCATGCTCGACGATTCGGAATTTGAACGAGAGGCGTAAGATGAAGAATATCGATGCCATTTGGGGAAACATCTTCAAGCGTAAAAGCGATCAGAGCCTGGACGTCCGCCAATTTTTAAAGAACATCCCCCTCTTCGCTCAGCTGCGCAAGCGCGAACTTAGAGAAATCGAACACCTGATTCACCGCCGCCAGTACAAAAAAGACGAGGTCATCTTCTGGCAGAACGAGCCGGGCGTCGGCATGTACATCGTGCAAAGCGGCGACGTGGGGATATTCGGGGAGTACAACACACCGGAGCAGCGATCATTTGCCCGG
Coding sequences:
- a CDS encoding cyclic nucleotide-binding domain-containing protein produces the protein MKNIDAIWGNIFKRKSDQSLDVRQFLKNIPLFAQLRKRELREIEHLIHRRQYKKDEVIFWQNEPGVGMYIVQSGDVGIFGEYNTPEQRSFARLTQGDFFGEMALLEDDNRSATAVALAESQLIGIFHPDLFDLFERKPELGIKVLSKLANMLAQRLRKTNLELQQLTGGRRPQKKDKQVSR